In Finegoldia magna ATCC 53516, a genomic segment contains:
- the infB gene encoding translation initiation factor IF-2, with protein sequence MQPTITVKDLSEKISVSISELIMKLMELGIMANQNQEIDFDTASLVAGEFNVIVEQDEVEDFDDDDVFNLDFEDKDEDLKERPPVITVMGHVDHGKTSILDRIRNSRVAGREAGGITQHIGAYTIRVNDKKIVFLDTPGHEAFTAMRSRGAQVTDVSILVVAADDGVMPQTVEAINHSKAAGVPIIVAVNKIDKENANIERVKTELAENGLVPEDWGGDTVLVPVSARTGEGIDELLEMILMVAEMEELKANPNRLAVGTVIEAQLDKGRGPTATILVQKGTLKHSDMVFSGQASGRIRAMFNDQGKQVKKAGPSTPVLILGLNEVPEAGDMIYAVKDEKEARNYAQKIKDHNREEQIKSSSTMNLDELFGKISDGETKDLNIIIKTDVKGTIDAIKQSLIKLSNDEVKVNIIHGAVGGITESDVNLASASSAIIIGFNVRPTQVALDMAKNESIEIRTYRVIYDAIEDVKNAITGMLKPQYQEEVLGRATVRDTFKVPGVGTVAGVYVNTGKVTRNAVVRLLRDEILIFEGPISSLKRYKDDVKELTQGYEGGMGLENYNDIKPGDVLEAYVLNEVQR encoded by the coding sequence ATTCAACCTACAATCACAGTAAAAGATTTATCTGAAAAAATAAGTGTATCTATTAGTGAATTAATAATGAAACTAATGGAATTAGGTATAATGGCAAATCAAAACCAAGAAATTGATTTTGATACTGCAAGTTTAGTAGCTGGTGAATTCAATGTTATCGTTGAACAAGATGAAGTCGAAGATTTTGATGACGATGACGTGTTTAACCTAGATTTTGAAGATAAGGATGAGGATTTAAAAGAAAGACCACCAGTCATCACTGTAATGGGACACGTTGACCACGGTAAAACATCTATACTTGACAGAATTAGAAATTCTAGAGTAGCTGGTAGAGAAGCCGGAGGAATTACACAACATATTGGTGCGTATACTATTAGAGTTAACGACAAAAAAATAGTATTCTTAGATACACCAGGTCACGAAGCTTTTACAGCAATGAGAAGCAGAGGAGCACAAGTAACAGATGTTTCAATATTGGTAGTTGCTGCAGATGATGGTGTAATGCCTCAAACGGTGGAAGCTATAAATCACTCAAAAGCTGCTGGCGTTCCAATAATTGTAGCTGTTAATAAAATAGATAAAGAAAATGCTAATATCGAAAGAGTAAAAACTGAATTAGCTGAAAATGGATTGGTGCCTGAAGACTGGGGTGGAGATACAGTTTTAGTTCCAGTTTCTGCTAGAACTGGTGAAGGTATTGATGAATTACTTGAAATGATTTTAATGGTTGCTGAAATGGAAGAGTTAAAAGCTAATCCAAATAGACTTGCTGTAGGTACAGTAATTGAAGCACAATTAGACAAGGGAAGAGGTCCAACTGCTACAATTTTAGTTCAAAAGGGTACTTTAAAACATTCTGATATGGTATTTAGTGGACAAGCAAGCGGTCGTATTAGAGCTATGTTTAATGATCAAGGTAAGCAAGTTAAAAAAGCAGGTCCTTCAACACCAGTATTGATTTTGGGCTTAAACGAAGTGCCTGAAGCCGGCGATATGATATATGCTGTAAAAGATGAAAAAGAAGCTAGAAATTATGCTCAAAAAATAAAAGATCATAACCGTGAAGAACAAATCAAGTCTTCATCAACTATGAACTTAGACGAATTATTTGGAAAAATTTCAGACGGAGAAACTAAAGATCTTAATATCATAATAAAGACTGATGTTAAAGGTACGATTGACGCCATTAAACAATCATTAATCAAATTAAGCAACGATGAAGTAAAAGTTAATATTATTCATGGTGCAGTAGGTGGTATTACTGAATCTGATGTTAACTTAGCATCTGCATCAAGTGCGATAATAATCGGATTTAATGTAAGACCAACTCAAGTGGCTTTGGATATGGCTAAAAATGAATCTATAGAAATAAGAACTTATAGAGTTATATATGATGCTATAGAAGATGTAAAAAATGCAATCACTGGTATGTTAAAACCACAATATCAAGAGGAAGTTTTAGGTAGAGCTACTGTTAGAGATACTTTCAAAGTTCCAGGAGTAGGTACTGTTGCCGGAGTATATGTAAACACAGGAAAAGTAACTAGAAATGCTGTGGTTCGTTTATTAAGGGATGAAATATTAATTTTTGAAGGTCCTATTTCTTCATTGAAGAGATATAAAGACGATGTTAAAGAATTGACTCAAGGTTATGAAGGCGGAATGGGCTTAGAAAATTATAATGACATTAAACCAGGAGATGTACTGGAAGCATATGTACTAAACGAAGTACAAAGATAG
- the rnpM gene encoding RNase P modulator RnpM, giving the protein MKTKKIPLRKCVVCGENKPKEELIRVVFNKDDGVSVDLTNKKNGRGAYLCKDIKCINKAKKNRRLSQVLKTDVDALIYEELINHVED; this is encoded by the coding sequence ATGAAAACTAAAAAGATTCCTTTAAGAAAATGTGTTGTTTGTGGTGAAAATAAGCCAAAGGAAGAACTAATAAGAGTTGTTTTTAATAAAGATGACGGAGTTTCCGTAGATTTGACAAACAAGAAAAATGGCAGAGGAGCTTATTTATGCAAGGATATAAAATGCATAAACAAGGCAAAGAAAAACAGAAGACTAAGTCAGGTTTTAAAAACAGATGTAGACGCACTTATATATGAGGAGTTAATTAACCATGTAGAAGATTAA
- the nusA gene encoding transcription termination factor NusA: protein MNNDFIKALDELEKSKKIPREVVFDALEKALIKSYEKNFDYQDHENEESSVEVNINRDNGKVNLYAIKTVVENVEDKNTEISLEEAKTIKRKYDLGDKVKIEITPKNFGRIAAQTARNIVIQKLKDAERDNIYNEFIDREKEIITGTVQRVERGIVYIDLGRVEGIIPVSEQIKSEEYTPNKRLKLFIKEVKNTTKGAQIILSRTDNSLIKRLFELEVPEINDGTVEIFSVAREPGSRTKIAVFSNDENVDPVGSCVGFSGTRVKSIVDELNGEKLDIVIWSKDIKTFISNSLSPSEVIATFIDEAQKICRVIVSEDQLSLAIGKEGQNARLAAKLTNWKIDIKGLNQYLESYEDGSLSVEFDGEVDFLESNGIEVRDEDKDKVFDKIKYHESDDIEEIEDIEDTEDNNSLDSENTEIAEDSEN from the coding sequence ATGAACAATGATTTTATAAAGGCTCTTGATGAATTAGAAAAATCAAAAAAAATACCAAGAGAAGTTGTTTTCGATGCTTTAGAAAAAGCATTGATTAAAAGCTATGAGAAAAATTTTGATTATCAAGACCATGAAAACGAAGAAAGTTCTGTAGAAGTTAACATAAATAGAGACAACGGTAAGGTGAATTTATATGCAATCAAAACTGTTGTTGAAAATGTTGAAGACAAAAATACTGAAATAAGTTTAGAAGAAGCTAAGACTATTAAACGTAAATACGATTTAGGTGATAAAGTGAAAATTGAAATAACACCTAAAAACTTCGGAAGAATAGCTGCTCAAACTGCTAGAAATATTGTTATTCAAAAGCTAAAAGATGCAGAACGTGATAATATTTATAACGAATTTATTGACAGAGAAAAAGAAATAATCACCGGAACAGTTCAACGTGTTGAACGTGGAATTGTCTATATAGATTTGGGTAGAGTAGAAGGTATAATACCAGTTTCAGAACAAATAAAATCTGAAGAATATACCCCTAACAAGAGATTAAAACTTTTTATTAAAGAGGTCAAAAACACTACAAAAGGAGCTCAAATAATATTATCAAGGACAGACAATTCTCTAATAAAAAGATTATTTGAATTAGAAGTTCCGGAAATAAATGATGGAACTGTTGAGATCTTTAGCGTTGCAAGAGAACCTGGCTCAAGGACTAAGATCGCGGTATTCAGTAATGATGAAAATGTTGATCCAGTTGGCTCATGTGTAGGTTTCAGTGGAACCAGAGTTAAGTCTATTGTGGATGAGTTGAATGGCGAAAAACTTGATATTGTTATATGGTCAAAAGATATTAAGACTTTCATATCTAATAGTTTAAGTCCATCTGAAGTAATAGCTACATTCATTGACGAAGCTCAAAAAATATGCCGTGTAATTGTTTCAGAAGATCAATTGTCTCTAGCTATAGGAAAAGAAGGACAAAACGCTAGACTTGCAGCTAAGTTAACTAACTGGAAAATAGACATCAAAGGACTTAACCAATACCTAGAATCTTATGAAGATGGAAGCTTGTCTGTTGAATTCGATGGAGAAGTAGATTTTCTAGAATCTAATGGTATTGAAGTTAGAGATGAAGATAAAGACAAAGTATTTGATAAAATTAAATATCATGAATCAGATGATATAGAAGAAATTGAAGATATTGAGGATACTGAAGACAATAATTCTTTAGATTCCGAAAACACTGAAATTGCAGAAGATTCTGAAAATTAA
- the rimP gene encoding ribosome maturation factor RimP: MNKKYLRELMNNDLSPLIEDTGIDFYDVEYSNQNGKNILTFYIEKDEGLISIDDCELINNRITDKLDEIDPISDPYYLEIASVDITTPFTRDKDFKKNLGNVVIVNLYQKLDSKKEFKGILKDFNDQEISLELEKNQIKIERSNISSIKLSLFD; the protein is encoded by the coding sequence ATGAATAAGAAATATCTTAGGGAACTTATGAATAATGACCTCAGTCCTTTAATTGAAGATACCGGAATAGACTTTTATGATGTAGAATATTCAAATCAAAATGGAAAAAATATTTTGACTTTTTACATTGAAAAGGACGAAGGTCTAATATCAATTGATGATTGTGAGTTAATAAATAATAGAATAACTGACAAACTAGACGAAATAGATCCTATTTCAGATCCCTATTATTTAGAAATTGCATCAGTAGATATAACTACACCATTCACTAGAGATAAAGATTTCAAAAAAAATTTAGGGAATGTTGTAATAGTAAATTTATATCAAAAATTAGATAGTAAGAAAGAGTTCAAAGGTATTTTAAAAGATTTCAATGATCAAGAAATATCTTTGGAATTAGAAAAAAATCAAATTAAAATTGAAAGGAGTAATATATCATCGATTAAGCTTTCATTATTCGATTGA
- the floA gene encoding flotillin-like protein FloA (flotillin-like protein involved in membrane lipid rafts) yields the protein MPFEIPFLVPILIVILLLVFFSLVPVGLWVTAQFSGVHVKISQLIGMRLRRVIPKNIINPLIKATKAGLNLTTNQLEAHYLAGGNVNTLVNALIAAQRADIELEFERAAAIDLAGRNVLEAVQVSVNPKVIETPNIAAVAMNGIEVIVKAKVTVRANIERLIGGAGEETIIARVGEGIVTTVGSSESHTSVLENPDSISKTVLNKGLDSGTAFEILSIDIADVDVGRNIGAKLQTDQAEADKRIAQAKAEERRAMAVAKEQEMIAEVRSMRAKVVESESKVPLAIAKALESGNLGVLDYYNMKNIISDTEMRQAISGNSEKIKEDDK from the coding sequence ATGCCATTTGAAATTCCATTTTTAGTACCTATATTAATAGTTATTTTGCTATTAGTATTCTTTTCGTTAGTTCCTGTAGGTTTATGGGTTACTGCTCAGTTTTCAGGAGTCCACGTTAAAATCTCACAATTAATTGGTATGAGATTACGTAGAGTTATTCCAAAAAACATTATAAATCCACTTATTAAAGCAACAAAAGCAGGATTAAATCTAACTACTAATCAACTTGAAGCACATTATTTAGCAGGTGGGAATGTAAATACTTTAGTAAATGCATTAATCGCCGCTCAAAGAGCAGATATTGAGTTAGAGTTTGAGAGAGCAGCAGCTATTGATTTAGCTGGTAGAAATGTTTTAGAAGCAGTACAAGTTTCTGTTAACCCAAAAGTAATTGAAACTCCAAACATTGCTGCAGTAGCAATGAACGGTATTGAAGTTATAGTTAAAGCAAAAGTTACTGTTAGGGCAAATATTGAAAGATTAATTGGTGGTGCCGGAGAAGAAACTATAATAGCTAGAGTTGGTGAAGGTATTGTAACTACTGTAGGTTCATCAGAATCTCATACATCTGTGCTTGAAAATCCAGATTCAATCTCAAAAACTGTATTGAACAAAGGATTGGATTCAGGAACTGCATTCGAAATACTTTCGATTGATATTGCAGATGTTGATGTAGGAAGAAATATCGGAGCAAAACTACAAACAGATCAAGCAGAAGCTGACAAACGAATTGCTCAAGCTAAAGCAGAAGAAAGAAGAGCTATGGCTGTTGCAAAAGAACAAGAAATGATAGCAGAAGTTCGTTCAATGAGAGCGAAAGTAGTTGAAAGTGAATCAAAGGTTCCTCTAGCTATCGCTAAAGCTTTAGAATCTGGTAATTTGGGAGTCTTGGATTATTATAATATGAAAAATATTATAAGTGATACTGAGATGAGACAAGCTATTTCTGGAAATAGCGAAAAAATTAAAGAGGATGATAAGTAA
- a CDS encoding NfeD family protein gives MDIFSNHILSMIFLAVTFICITLLMLSNKKIKYGVLTAVFSVLFILSYYNHGDINIVGILVFLIGLLFVGLELIVPGGFIAGIVGVLSMIVGISMIINNLYLAFLTVAIAITIDVLFILVFLSKDFDSSKFNKFVLKETNSKSFTQSSKKYLNKKGITITPLRPSGKIEIDGDYIDAITRGDFIPKGCEVVVSEIKDFKIIVRRV, from the coding sequence ATGGATATATTTTCTAATCATATTCTAAGTATGATTTTTTTAGCAGTAACATTTATTTGTATAACACTGCTTATGTTATCAAACAAGAAGATTAAATACGGTGTACTGACTGCTGTTTTTTCTGTTCTATTTATTTTGTCTTATTATAATCACGGTGATATCAACATAGTAGGGATATTAGTATTTTTAATAGGGCTCTTATTCGTTGGATTAGAACTAATAGTTCCAGGTGGTTTTATTGCTGGAATTGTGGGTGTCTTATCAATGATTGTAGGAATAAGCATGATCATTAATAATCTGTACCTAGCATTTTTAACAGTAGCTATTGCTATAACAATTGATGTTTTGTTTATATTAGTATTTTTAAGTAAAGATTTTGACTCAAGTAAATTCAATAAATTTGTTTTAAAAGAAACTAATTCAAAATCATTTACTCAGTCATCAAAAAAATACTTGAACAAAAAAGGAATTACTATAACACCTTTAAGACCGAGCGGCAAAATCGAAATAGATGGTGATTATATTGACGCTATTACTAGGGGAGATTTTATTCCAAAAGGTTGCGAGGTTGTTGTTAGTGAAATAAAAGATTTTAAAATAATAGTAAGGAGAGTGTAA
- the rpsU gene encoding 30S ribosomal protein S21, which produces MSEIKVGENESLDNAIKRFKRQCARSGVLSEYRKREHYEKPSVKKKKKSEAAKRKKRNF; this is translated from the coding sequence ATGTCAGAAATTAAAGTAGGAGAAAACGAATCATTAGATAATGCTATAAAAAGATTTAAAAGACAATGTGCTAGATCTGGAGTTTTATCTGAATATAGAAAAAGAGAACATTATGAAAAGCCTAGCGTAAAGAAAAAGAAAAAATCTGAAGCAGCTAAAAGAAAAAAAAGAAATTTCTAA
- a CDS encoding histidine triad nucleotide-binding protein, with protein sequence MDCVFCKIVNGEIPSKKIYEDDLVYAFHDINPVTPVHFLVIPKEHISGANDIDESNSQIVAHIFEVIAKLAKEFDVDKSGYRIVNNCGEDGGQTVHHMHFHVLGKKKLSWP encoded by the coding sequence ATGGACTGTGTATTTTGTAAAATAGTTAATGGAGAAATACCTTCTAAAAAAATATATGAGGATGATTTGGTATACGCTTTTCACGACATCAATCCTGTTACTCCAGTACATTTTTTAGTTATTCCTAAAGAACATATTTCTGGTGCTAATGATATTGATGAATCAAATTCACAAATAGTTGCTCATATATTTGAAGTAATTGCAAAACTAGCAAAAGAGTTCGATGTTGATAAGTCTGGCTATAGAATAGTAAATAACTGTGGAGAAGATGGTGGACAAACAGTACATCACATGCATTTTCACGTGTTAGGCAAGAAAAAACTTAGCTGGCCATAA
- the mtaB gene encoding tRNA (N(6)-L-threonylcarbamoyladenosine(37)-C(2))-methylthiotransferase MtaB — translation MKKVKFSTLGCKVNQYETEAMAELFVKNGYEITEDYNCDVFVLNTCTVTNLSDRKSRQQISKIRSENSDAIIAVVGCYSQVSPDEIENIEGVNVILGTKYRKEIVELCELAQSSNKIINKVESIGKNREFEELTINTEHSMTRSYIKIQEGCSQFCSYCIIPYARGPIRSRNIRDIVLEAKRLSDNGFKEIVLTGIHVASYGKDLDNNDIGLIDVIEDIGQIDKIKRIRLSSLEPRIVDKQFLDRLSKVEQFCDHFHLSLQSGSDSILESMNRKYDTDLYEKTINLIREYYPNAAITTDIIVGFPGETDEDFEQTLSFVDKIQFSKIHVFKYSNRKGTVASKMKNQVSGVVKKERSKLLIEKSKYYTDKFLDNMLNQPIKVLFESKNDDGYIKGYTTNYIRVKREYNPNLSNKIIDVVCNRRENEELVCE, via the coding sequence ATGAAAAAAGTAAAATTTTCAACATTAGGTTGTAAAGTTAATCAATACGAAACAGAGGCTATGGCTGAATTATTTGTAAAAAATGGTTATGAAATTACTGAAGACTATAATTGCGATGTTTTTGTGCTTAATACATGTACCGTTACAAATTTGTCCGATAGAAAAAGTCGACAACAAATATCTAAGATTAGATCTGAAAACAGTGATGCAATAATTGCTGTAGTAGGTTGTTACTCTCAAGTTAGTCCTGATGAAATAGAAAATATTGAAGGTGTAAATGTAATACTCGGAACAAAATACCGAAAAGAAATCGTAGAATTATGTGAACTAGCACAATCATCTAATAAAATTATAAACAAGGTAGAAAGTATAGGTAAAAATAGAGAATTTGAAGAATTAACTATAAATACAGAACATTCTATGACAAGATCTTATATTAAAATTCAAGAAGGTTGTAGTCAATTTTGTTCGTACTGTATAATTCCTTACGCGAGAGGACCCATACGTTCTAGAAATATTAGAGATATTGTTTTAGAAGCAAAAAGATTATCAGATAATGGTTTCAAAGAAATAGTACTGACAGGTATCCATGTAGCATCATACGGAAAAGACTTAGATAATAATGATATTGGTTTGATTGATGTAATAGAAGATATCGGACAAATTGATAAAATAAAGAGAATAAGATTGAGCTCATTAGAGCCAAGAATTGTAGACAAGCAATTTTTAGATAGATTAAGTAAAGTAGAACAATTTTGTGATCATTTCCATCTATCGTTGCAAAGCGGTTCTGATTCAATACTTGAATCTATGAATAGAAAATATGATACAGATTTGTATGAGAAAACTATCAATTTAATAAGAGAATATTATCCAAATGCTGCTATTACTACAGATATAATAGTTGGTTTTCCTGGAGAAACTGATGAAGACTTCGAACAAACATTGAGTTTCGTTGATAAGATTCAATTTTCAAAAATACATGTGTTTAAATATTCTAACAGAAAAGGCACTGTAGCAAGTAAAATGAAAAATCAAGTATCCGGAGTTGTAAAAAAAGAGAGAAGTAAACTACTAATAGAAAAATCAAAATATTATACAGACAAATTTTTAGATAATATGTTAAATCAACCAATAAAAGTATTGTTTGAATCAAAAAATGATGATGGATATATTAAAGGATATACAACAAATTATATAAGAGTAAAAAGAGAATATAATCCAAATCTTTCCAATAAAATAATAGACGTCGTATGCAATAGAAGAGAAAATGAAGAACTTGTGTGTGAATAA
- a CDS encoding RsmE family RNA methyltransferase: MYRTFRNPEDKIDDKIIIKGEDYNHIKNSLRLTKGDLIHQVIGDTTFVTEIEDITPDEIICKIIDEDNIQYESPLNITLYQCILKSDKNEYIIQKATELGVNRIVFVETERTVVKLDEKKWIKKKNRFEKIALESSKQSKRTFIPEIEGLININKISTQNNFLNLVFYENETESFQSLLTNSNNKDINIFIGPEGGLSEENLQVLKSKGFKSVSLGNRILRADTAPICALSIIQYELGDIK, translated from the coding sequence ATGTATAGGACTTTTCGTAATCCCGAAGATAAGATAGATGATAAAATTATTATAAAAGGCGAAGATTATAATCATATCAAAAATTCTTTAAGGCTTACAAAAGGTGATTTGATTCATCAAGTAATTGGAGATACAACTTTTGTAACTGAGATTGAAGATATTACTCCCGATGAAATAATTTGTAAAATAATAGATGAAGATAACATTCAATATGAATCTCCTTTGAACATTACTTTGTATCAATGTATCCTTAAATCAGATAAAAATGAGTATATCATTCAAAAAGCCACTGAATTGGGAGTAAACAGAATCGTATTTGTAGAAACAGAACGAACTGTTGTCAAATTAGACGAAAAAAAGTGGATTAAGAAAAAGAATAGATTTGAAAAAATAGCACTAGAATCTTCGAAACAGTCAAAGAGAACATTTATCCCTGAAATTGAAGGACTAATTAATATCAATAAAATTTCAACTCAAAATAATTTTTTAAATTTAGTATTCTATGAAAATGAAACTGAAAGTTTCCAATCTTTGTTAACTAATTCAAATAACAAAGATATTAATATTTTCATTGGCCCAGAAGGCGGATTATCTGAAGAAAATTTACAAGTTTTAAAGTCAAAAGGATTTAAATCAGTTTCATTGGGAAACAGAATTTTACGCGCAGATACAGCTCCAATTTGTGCTTTGAGTATTATTCAATATGAATTAGGAGATATAAAATAA
- the prmA gene encoding 50S ribosomal protein L11 methyltransferase: MEKWLSFDIKCPKGYDEIISSILYDLGIENLQIDDYQDVLDFKKDQPYWVVIDDEDFTPHDNIIIKAFYEDDKVSYEEIEAKINEFSINNKIDVQISKNKEIEDMDWANEWKKYYEPFYIGNILIKPSWIKIDETDHTVLEINPGMAFGTGLHETTNLCIEQLQQLQLDNKSVLDIGCGSGILSVASSKLGAKEVFATDIDPLAIEATLDNAQLNKISNIKAVEGSLLDKVDKKYDVVIANILLNVLDILIPDLPKALEKDGVFICSGLINSQRDNIINILEKNNLEIVEISEKGEWISVISRFKNV, encoded by the coding sequence ATGGAAAAATGGCTAAGCTTTGATATTAAATGTCCAAAAGGATATGACGAAATCATAAGTTCTATACTATACGATTTAGGAATCGAAAATTTACAAATAGATGATTATCAAGATGTTTTAGATTTTAAGAAAGATCAACCTTACTGGGTGGTAATAGACGACGAAGATTTTACACCACATGATAATATCATCATTAAAGCTTTTTACGAAGATGATAAAGTAAGTTACGAAGAAATTGAAGCAAAAATTAATGAATTCTCTATCAATAACAAGATAGATGTTCAAATTAGTAAAAACAAAGAAATTGAAGATATGGACTGGGCTAATGAATGGAAAAAGTATTACGAACCATTTTATATTGGCAATATTCTTATAAAACCTAGCTGGATTAAAATAGATGAAACTGATCACACTGTGTTAGAAATTAATCCAGGAATGGCATTTGGTACAGGACTCCACGAAACAACAAACTTATGCATTGAACAACTTCAACAGCTGCAACTAGATAATAAGAGTGTTTTAGACATTGGTTGTGGATCAGGAATACTTTCTGTAGCTTCTTCAAAATTAGGTGCTAAAGAAGTTTTTGCTACAGATATTGACCCATTAGCTATCGAAGCAACATTAGATAATGCGCAACTGAATAAAATATCTAATATCAAAGCTGTAGAAGGCTCTCTATTAGATAAAGTTGATAAAAAATACGATGTAGTAATAGCTAATATTTTATTAAACGTGTTAGACATTTTAATTCCAGATTTACCAAAAGCATTAGAAAAAGATGGAGTTTTTATTTGCTCAGGATTAATCAATTCACAAAGAGATAACATTATAAATATTTTAGAAAAAAATAACCTTGAAATTGTAGAAATTTCTGAAAAAGGTGAATGGATTAGCGTAATAAGTAGGTTCAAAAATGTATAG
- the dnaJ gene encoding molecular chaperone DnaJ — MKNLYEILEVNENATQEEIKKSYRKLAKKYHPDINSGDPEAENKFKEINGAYEVLGDKEKRKKYDMYGDRIFDQGSGGGFSDIGDIFGDFFGDIFGGFSSRSYSRNPNAPRKGSNIQVELEIDFEDSINGTKKEISYKKKVKCHVCNGDGAKPGTEKRKCDKCNGTGIINDTKRTPFGIFTQQSECDKCHGEGYVIDEKCENCKGKGYEVQRKTINITIPKGINNGAIMSVKGEGNDGENNGSPGDLYVIIKIREHEFFRRINNDIVFDMPITYAQAVLGSKIEVPTLDGVEEFELPEGTQPNTTFKLKSKGVPYLNSNTRGDILFTVKIIVPKKINKDQKEKLIEFSESMNQELNVNEKKSIFDKIKDMFE; from the coding sequence ATGAAAAATTTGTACGAAATACTTGAGGTTAATGAAAACGCAACTCAAGAAGAAATAAAAAAATCATATAGAAAATTAGCGAAAAAATATCATCCAGATATAAACAGTGGTGATCCTGAAGCTGAAAATAAATTTAAAGAAATTAACGGAGCATATGAGGTTTTAGGCGATAAAGAAAAAAGAAAAAAATATGATATGTACGGAGATAGAATATTTGATCAAGGATCAGGTGGAGGATTTTCAGATATCGGTGATATTTTTGGTGATTTTTTCGGTGATATATTTGGTGGTTTTAGTTCTAGATCATATTCTAGAAATCCAAATGCCCCTAGAAAAGGCTCTAATATTCAAGTCGAACTGGAAATAGATTTTGAAGATTCAATTAACGGTACCAAAAAAGAAATTTCTTATAAGAAAAAGGTAAAATGTCATGTTTGTAATGGAGATGGAGCAAAGCCAGGAACAGAAAAGAGAAAATGTGATAAATGTAACGGTACTGGGATCATAAACGATACTAAAAGGACACCTTTTGGAATTTTTACACAACAATCTGAATGCGATAAATGTCATGGAGAAGGCTATGTAATCGATGAAAAATGTGAAAATTGTAAAGGTAAAGGATACGAAGTTCAAAGAAAAACAATAAACATTACTATACCTAAAGGAATAAACAATGGAGCTATCATGAGTGTAAAGGGCGAAGGTAATGATGGCGAAAATAATGGTAGTCCAGGCGATTTATATGTTATCATAAAGATTAGAGAACATGAATTTTTCAGAAGAATTAATAATGATATTGTCTTTGATATGCCTATCACATATGCTCAGGCTGTGCTTGGTTCTAAAATTGAAGTTCCAACTTTAGATGGCGTAGAAGAATTTGAGCTTCCAGAAGGAACTCAACCAAATACAACATTTAAGCTTAAATCAAAGGGAGTTCCATATTTAAATTCTAATACAAGAGGAGACATATTATTTACTGTTAAGATCATTGTTCCTAAAAAAATAAATAAAGATCAAAAAGAAAAATTGATTGAATTTTCAGAAAGTATGAATCAAGAATTAAATGTAAATGAAAAGAAATCAATATTTGATAAAATAAAGGATATGTTTGAATAA